A single Pseudomonas sp. DC1.2 DNA region contains:
- a CDS encoding dermonecrotic toxin domain-containing protein: protein MTTTTDSTPLLSLPAQAVNAQFASRPTLDSVAQQTLVDALYEKYPTLQIDLSRTKLATPDTSGGWTLRPLMEIVLDYLANGTEPDFSDRDSRQCFLSDVTPKRLKLPDPINRSPDMMLIETWIKALRWSLPISLQDSLATYWGGDTDTGVTRWHWISDVLMDCLRTGAINQDGLDDLERETVDQLVSYPNKEERQRLFGERAVHAFCPEIVFNSSVPTRHLLQTELLLVHSTPGRNVVLLCKPSGACERFASVDAFTQGWGQRVAKRYVVEQVTVSRYEPDGNIFDNQAAAILNQQLENLQALQLPASQGLETLRALHREITAPEHYFLDSVQASSQVLTRVLSQLPEWLQRASAADRMAYRQYSLVLASAKKRRSGRMFLSGITDIHTYTTAALWAQLKLDEIKFDNVTPEQSKARQFHPEDLQLTFTVAAGYPGGAGIIEKIPMSLTDLAIKNLASQPQGLLTLKHRHSLPLPAWLTPEYVKGSAGLIEQVDIGRTYPEMLKLHLLGDAQQVREREESFAEQTAAQLPLMALELKLKNELGFTEQGARYVRVLMSNTAQERSVGGQAVVIRPLALVRKPGAAPDVVANMFIIEAHNSQIGPHVLYRQLYAQPLQEFTTRQQLMDAIAQPGDLQSSVLTWLSASARPIYDNGGFQEPHYLRFGAGSEFAPLDAPKPPTLATEGISAERLLSLSNGRLMQSLYGSYAQALINQADRESMSTSESRWAIWLSGAELLFNALLVPYLRGPAMMTSWLLTLMSSLSHDIPALSSQDTVTQELALVDLLLNVGMLLLHPFDPTTRTTRPLSESVKQRALQPPAPYRTTGQWPVPAPAKVREGVVVLDSEALGSNNTVFDFSFSSPRIVLTPSQRTRLTRLQVRKPEPLPPPISNGPRKGLYVYQNKWYVQIDAHWYRADIELDGSVVIVSPSSEHQPGPAVQSDGNGNWSLDLKLRLRGGVPPSRIAAERQRKADRKKRLTDEYEQLLMGQAEVQKKIDGAEWVMNNAAREPKYSDAIRASTRKAFDAALRAQTDGYTQVLDTLKERSELQIPLTAQKVAILMQNTINNARKSVVIADMDRQALYAANSEFSGKSSAFIPTLIAQKTRFGLFMKQISSINERQIHALELKDRYLLDLFNLGNPGPEVFDQLTRGRPDEVSAIAVKHLQLHSLKFSSIKDFAAAGTHEMVIIFEPLQAQVLTHSELNKLDLAPADRLEVLESLCEQYGHVLDAMQGIAIVHADALEMEYFSRTQKLLEELYADVTQQLAAEVKPTPQTAKRPPKHALVSAGKPQKKVIKTRKQGTLIGELKPAGTHLPIDVVELRSEQNDDLLVTYSRHGELWDEVRDVKSPPLSPTVPGTRAINIVKGEARKHLAELDQILVREERYSKVSRYPAEVQESLQHEAVRFTDFASELDRAIQAQPEDSRLPADRLLLEELTAAATTLNGKGQELRLQRARELPPTHSNLSYLLQERNVQVARLGERVAMRGERNDFIQEYAVNDRQGHPLWYAHFHYAKADTPQQDYSVAHLKTVPQRKESYYSILAKAQPAQSVVDVHRGIIGKELAQRWFLSLAT, encoded by the coding sequence ATGACCACCACTACCGACTCGACGCCGCTGCTCTCTCTACCAGCGCAAGCCGTTAACGCTCAATTCGCCTCACGCCCCACGCTGGATAGCGTGGCCCAGCAAACACTTGTCGACGCCCTCTACGAAAAATACCCGACATTGCAGATCGACCTCTCCCGCACCAAGCTGGCGACGCCCGATACCAGCGGTGGATGGACGCTACGCCCGCTGATGGAGATCGTGCTCGACTACTTGGCCAATGGCACCGAACCCGACTTCTCGGATCGTGACTCGCGGCAGTGCTTCCTCAGCGATGTCACCCCAAAACGCCTCAAACTGCCCGACCCTATCAATCGCTCCCCAGACATGATGCTGATCGAAACGTGGATCAAAGCGTTGCGCTGGAGCTTGCCCATCAGCCTGCAAGACAGCCTCGCCACTTACTGGGGAGGTGACACCGATACCGGCGTCACTCGCTGGCACTGGATCAGCGACGTGCTGATGGACTGCCTGAGAACGGGTGCCATCAACCAGGACGGGCTCGATGACCTTGAGCGCGAGACAGTCGACCAACTCGTTAGCTATCCGAATAAGGAGGAACGGCAACGCTTGTTTGGTGAACGTGCCGTCCATGCGTTTTGTCCGGAGATCGTATTCAACAGCTCGGTACCGACCCGTCACCTGTTGCAGACGGAACTCCTGCTAGTCCACTCGACCCCTGGGCGAAACGTGGTGTTGCTGTGCAAACCGAGTGGCGCTTGCGAGCGCTTTGCCTCGGTAGACGCCTTTACTCAGGGCTGGGGCCAACGAGTGGCCAAGCGCTACGTGGTTGAGCAGGTCACTGTCAGTCGCTATGAACCTGACGGCAACATCTTCGATAACCAGGCGGCGGCCATACTGAATCAGCAGCTGGAAAACCTGCAAGCGCTCCAATTACCCGCCAGTCAGGGGCTCGAAACATTGCGAGCGCTGCACCGGGAGATCACCGCCCCGGAGCACTATTTTCTGGACTCGGTCCAGGCATCATCCCAAGTATTGACGAGGGTACTCAGCCAACTGCCCGAATGGTTACAACGGGCATCTGCCGCTGACCGAATGGCCTATCGGCAATACAGCCTGGTTCTGGCGAGCGCCAAAAAGCGCCGCAGTGGGCGCATGTTCCTCAGCGGTATTACGGACATCCACACCTACACCACTGCCGCCCTGTGGGCACAACTGAAACTCGATGAAATCAAGTTCGACAACGTCACACCCGAACAGTCGAAAGCCAGGCAATTCCATCCTGAAGATCTACAACTGACCTTTACGGTGGCCGCGGGATACCCAGGAGGGGCTGGGATCATCGAAAAAATCCCCATGAGTCTGACGGATCTGGCGATCAAGAACCTGGCCAGCCAGCCCCAAGGTCTGCTGACCCTCAAGCACCGTCATTCGTTGCCATTGCCTGCCTGGTTGACCCCTGAATACGTCAAGGGAAGCGCAGGCCTGATAGAACAGGTGGACATCGGTAGAACCTATCCTGAAATGCTCAAACTCCATTTACTCGGCGACGCTCAACAAGTGCGTGAGAGGGAGGAATCGTTCGCGGAGCAAACCGCGGCGCAATTACCGTTAATGGCTCTGGAACTGAAGCTCAAGAACGAGCTTGGGTTTACGGAACAGGGCGCACGCTACGTTCGCGTGCTGATGAGCAATACGGCGCAAGAGCGCAGTGTCGGGGGTCAGGCAGTGGTGATTCGCCCGCTGGCCCTGGTCCGCAAACCCGGAGCGGCACCTGATGTAGTCGCCAACATGTTTATCATCGAAGCGCACAACAGTCAGATCGGGCCTCACGTCCTTTATCGCCAGTTGTACGCCCAACCCTTGCAAGAATTCACCACCCGGCAACAGCTAATGGATGCTATTGCCCAACCGGGAGATTTGCAGTCCAGCGTATTGACGTGGCTGTCCGCCAGTGCAAGGCCTATCTACGACAACGGCGGGTTTCAGGAGCCCCATTACCTGCGCTTCGGCGCGGGCAGCGAGTTCGCTCCGCTTGACGCGCCGAAGCCACCCACCCTCGCGACGGAAGGCATAAGTGCCGAGAGGCTGCTGTCACTGTCAAATGGCCGACTGATGCAGTCCCTGTACGGCAGTTATGCCCAGGCGCTCATCAATCAGGCTGATCGTGAGTCGATGTCCACCAGCGAAAGTCGGTGGGCGATATGGCTCTCGGGGGCGGAGCTCTTGTTCAACGCGCTGTTGGTCCCCTATTTACGCGGCCCAGCCATGATGACCAGTTGGTTGCTGACACTCATGAGCAGCCTGAGCCACGATATTCCGGCACTGAGCAGTCAAGACACGGTCACTCAAGAGCTGGCGCTGGTAGACCTGTTGCTCAACGTAGGGATGCTGTTGTTACACCCGTTCGACCCGACCACAAGAACGACTCGTCCCCTGAGCGAAAGCGTCAAACAGCGAGCACTACAACCGCCTGCGCCCTACCGCACTACCGGCCAATGGCCCGTACCCGCGCCTGCCAAGGTGCGCGAAGGTGTGGTGGTGCTTGATAGCGAGGCACTGGGCTCAAATAACACGGTGTTCGATTTCAGCTTTTCCAGTCCGCGCATCGTGCTGACGCCAAGTCAGCGTACCCGACTGACACGCCTGCAGGTTCGTAAACCCGAACCACTGCCACCGCCCATCTCGAACGGACCTCGAAAAGGTCTGTATGTGTACCAAAACAAATGGTACGTACAAATTGATGCCCACTGGTATCGCGCCGACATCGAGCTGGACGGCAGCGTAGTCATCGTGTCCCCCTCCTCCGAGCATCAACCGGGGCCTGCGGTGCAATCGGATGGCAACGGCAATTGGTCTCTGGACTTGAAGCTGCGCCTGCGTGGAGGCGTGCCACCTTCACGCATTGCTGCCGAACGACAGCGCAAGGCAGACAGAAAAAAACGCCTGACGGATGAGTACGAACAACTGCTGATGGGGCAGGCGGAAGTCCAAAAAAAAATCGACGGCGCAGAGTGGGTCATGAACAACGCAGCGCGAGAGCCCAAATACAGCGACGCCATACGCGCCAGTACGCGCAAGGCCTTCGACGCCGCTCTGCGAGCGCAGACCGACGGCTACACACAGGTGCTGGATACGCTCAAGGAGCGCAGCGAACTGCAGATCCCGCTAACGGCGCAGAAGGTCGCGATCCTGATGCAAAACACCATCAACAACGCACGCAAGTCGGTGGTAATAGCCGATATGGACCGACAAGCACTCTATGCGGCAAATAGCGAATTTTCGGGGAAAAGTAGTGCGTTCATTCCCACACTCATTGCCCAAAAAACCCGTTTTGGCCTATTCATGAAACAGATATCCAGCATCAATGAGCGACAAATACACGCGCTGGAACTCAAGGATCGTTACCTGTTAGATCTGTTTAATCTTGGCAATCCGGGCCCCGAAGTATTTGATCAACTGACCCGGGGCCGACCGGACGAGGTCAGTGCAATAGCCGTGAAGCACCTGCAATTACACAGTTTGAAGTTCTCAAGCATCAAAGATTTTGCGGCCGCAGGGACCCATGAAATGGTTATCATTTTCGAGCCACTCCAGGCTCAGGTACTGACCCACAGCGAACTGAATAAGCTCGATCTTGCACCCGCGGATCGACTGGAGGTTCTGGAAAGCCTCTGCGAACAATACGGCCACGTCCTGGATGCCATGCAAGGCATCGCGATTGTTCATGCCGATGCCCTGGAGATGGAGTATTTCAGCCGCACGCAAAAACTGCTCGAAGAGCTATACGCGGATGTCACGCAGCAACTGGCAGCCGAGGTCAAGCCCACGCCACAAACGGCGAAACGACCGCCCAAGCACGCGCTGGTGTCTGCCGGAAAACCGCAAAAGAAAGTGATCAAAACCCGCAAGCAGGGCACGTTGATTGGTGAACTGAAACCGGCCGGCACCCACCTGCCGATTGACGTCGTTGAACTACGGTCCGAACAAAACGATGACCTGTTAGTCACCTATTCTCGCCATGGGGAGCTATGGGATGAGGTCCGGGACGTTAAGAGCCCGCCACTATCACCGACAGTACCGGGCACACGGGCAATTAACATCGTCAAAGGTGAAGCGCGCAAACACCTGGCAGAACTCGATCAAATACTGGTTCGTGAGGAGCGCTATTCGAAAGTCTCCCGTTACCCGGCAGAGGTGCAGGAGAGCTTGCAGCACGAAGCTGTTCGCTTTACCGACTTTGCCTCTGAGCTCGACCGTGCGATACAGGCGCAACCCGAGGATTCGCGTTTGCCTGCCGACCGACTCCTGCTGGAAGAACTGACCGCAGCGGCCACCACACTGAATGGCAAAGGCCAGGAACTGCGCCTTCAACGAGCGCGGGAATTACCGCCCACTCACTCCAATCTTAGCTACTTACTCCAGGAGCGGAATGTACAAGTGGCCAGGCTTGGCGAGCGGGTTGCGATGCGTGGCGAGCGCAATGACTTTATTCAGGAGTACGCCGTCAACGACAGACAAGGCCATCCGCTGTGGTACGCCCACTTTCACTACGCCAAGGCCGACACACCGCAACAGGATTATTCAGTCGCGCACCTGAAAACCGTGCCACAACGAAAAGAGAGCTACTACTCAATACTGGCCAAGGCGCAGCCCGCGCAAAGCGTTGTCGATGTACATCGGGGGATTATCGGTAAAGAACTGGCGCAGCGCTGGTTCCTTTCGCTGGCAACCTGA
- a CDS encoding response regulator transcription factor gives MILNLEKSVIRVLVAEDHTIVREGIKQLIGLAKDLLVVGEASNGEQLLETLRHVPCEVVLLDISMPGVNGLEAIPRIRALNNPPAILVLSMHDEAQMAARALKVGAAGYATKDSDPALLLTAIRKVAAGGRYIDPDLADRMVFEVGLTDSRPLHSLLSEREFSVFERLAQGANVNDIAQQLALSSKTISTHKARLMQKLNITSLAELVKYAMEHKLL, from the coding sequence ATGATCTTGAATCTGGAGAAGTCTGTGATCCGTGTACTGGTAGCCGAAGACCACACCATCGTCCGTGAAGGCATCAAGCAGTTGATTGGCTTGGCCAAGGATCTGCTGGTGGTCGGCGAAGCGAGCAATGGCGAGCAGTTGCTCGAGACCTTGCGTCACGTGCCTTGCGAGGTGGTGTTGCTGGACATCTCGATGCCCGGCGTCAACGGTCTGGAGGCGATTCCACGGATTCGCGCGCTGAATAATCCGCCGGCAATTCTGGTGCTGTCGATGCACGACGAAGCGCAAATGGCAGCCCGTGCGTTAAAAGTCGGGGCCGCCGGGTATGCCACCAAGGACAGCGATCCGGCGCTGCTGTTGACGGCCATCCGCAAAGTTGCCGCGGGCGGGCGCTACATCGATCCGGACCTGGCTGACCGCATGGTTTTCGAAGTTGGCCTGACTGACTCCCGCCCCTTGCACTCCTTGCTGTCGGAACGTGAGTTCTCGGTGTTTGAACGCCTGGCCCAAGGCGCCAACGTTAACGACATTGCCCAGCAATTGGCCCTGAGTAGCAAAACCATCAGCACCCACAAAGCGCGGCTGATGCAGAAGCTCAACATCACCTCGCTGGCTGAACTGGTGAAGTACGCGATGGAGCACAAACTCCTTTAA
- a CDS encoding PAS domain S-box protein, with the protein MKRFRCLWFIGCLWFPLMGWAASAPPAHVAQLSAAQQQWLAQHDELRVGLVLQAPYAQYDRRLQRLSGVNVELMKWLAKALNVELSWRNFPDLDQLEAAAREGEIDIAPGLTQTPGGLRLWQFSDPYMRVPQLVVSEQKGTGVVELEKLDSQTRVAVRMPGATADYLRSNYPHLNLQGVPIERQALQLLLSQQAGYAVVDEAQLGRLSAEPEFAGLSVVGDIGLPQLLRVASRRDWPELAGVVESALRAIPAKDLEQLHNQWLQPKYPRLSESPGFWQNLSLLFAVLTLSSLAIVFWQRRQQHSLEQRLLAAREDIALRAAGEEALRLTQFSIDQSTVGILWVNWDSHVRYANRAAEVMLGYPAGAIIDRPLIDFEPGLHMDRWLSLWKRARSSEEGPQSFETYCLRADGSILPTDVSLSFLRFRDGEYLVVYLNDVTERRRALAALQESEARLQGIAANVPGLVFRLERAPVTGQIDFAYISEGSESLVGYSPATLAHRDKGLRSLVHPDDKASYHQTQDHALDTDSDWSWQGRILTRQGEQRWAEIKAITRRLDDGAYVWDGIVWDISESKGIELELASSRGQLRELSAHLESVREEEKARIAREVHDELGQMLTVLKLETSMCELAYAQLDPGLNERLNSMKRLIAQLFQLVRDVATALRPPILDAGIASAIEWQARRFEARTQIPCLVQVPDNLPALSDAKAVGLFRILQEALTNVMRHAQAHTVELTLVLEGNELCLTVSDDGVGFVAATGRPTSFGVVGMRERVLIMGGQLSLDSVPGEGTTLSVRVPLDEA; encoded by the coding sequence ATGAAGCGTTTTCGCTGCCTGTGGTTTATCGGCTGTTTATGGTTTCCCTTGATGGGCTGGGCGGCCTCCGCGCCGCCCGCACACGTTGCACAGCTGTCGGCGGCTCAGCAGCAATGGCTGGCTCAGCATGATGAACTGCGCGTCGGCTTGGTCTTGCAGGCGCCGTATGCTCAATACGACCGACGCTTGCAGCGCTTGTCCGGGGTAAACGTCGAGCTGATGAAATGGTTGGCCAAGGCCCTCAATGTTGAGCTTAGCTGGCGCAACTTTCCCGATCTGGACCAACTGGAGGCGGCCGCGCGCGAAGGAGAAATCGACATCGCCCCAGGGTTGACCCAGACCCCAGGGGGGCTGCGGCTTTGGCAGTTTTCCGACCCTTATATGCGGGTGCCACAACTGGTGGTCAGCGAGCAGAAGGGTACCGGGGTGGTGGAGTTGGAAAAGCTCGACAGCCAGACGCGGGTCGCCGTGCGCATGCCTGGTGCGACGGCCGATTATTTACGCAGCAATTATCCTCACCTGAACTTGCAAGGCGTGCCGATTGAACGCCAGGCCCTGCAACTGCTATTGAGCCAGCAGGCCGGTTATGCGGTGGTCGATGAAGCACAACTGGGGCGTTTGTCTGCTGAGCCGGAGTTTGCCGGCCTCTCCGTCGTGGGCGACATCGGTCTGCCGCAATTGCTGCGCGTGGCCTCACGCCGAGACTGGCCGGAGCTGGCAGGCGTCGTCGAAAGTGCGCTGCGTGCGATTCCGGCCAAGGATTTGGAGCAACTGCACAATCAATGGCTACAACCGAAATACCCACGGCTGTCTGAATCGCCTGGGTTCTGGCAGAACCTCAGCCTGTTGTTCGCGGTGTTGACGCTAAGCAGTCTGGCCATTGTGTTCTGGCAACGGCGTCAGCAACACAGTCTGGAGCAGCGGCTGCTCGCGGCGCGGGAGGACATCGCCTTGCGCGCTGCCGGCGAAGAAGCCTTGCGCCTCACGCAGTTCTCCATCGATCAAAGTACCGTTGGCATTCTGTGGGTCAATTGGGACAGCCATGTGCGCTACGCCAACCGCGCCGCTGAAGTCATGCTCGGCTACCCGGCGGGCGCAATCATCGACCGACCCTTGATCGACTTCGAGCCCGGCCTGCACATGGATCGCTGGCTGAGTCTGTGGAAGCGCGCGCGATCAAGTGAGGAGGGGCCGCAAAGTTTCGAAACCTATTGTCTACGAGCGGATGGCAGCATCCTGCCGACGGATGTTTCGTTGAGCTTCCTGCGCTTTCGCGATGGCGAATACCTGGTGGTTTACCTCAACGACGTTACCGAGCGTCGTCGTGCGTTGGCCGCACTGCAGGAAAGTGAGGCGCGGCTGCAAGGGATTGCTGCCAACGTTCCTGGCTTGGTCTTTCGGCTGGAGCGGGCACCGGTGACAGGGCAGATAGATTTTGCCTACATCAGCGAGGGCAGCGAGAGCCTGGTGGGGTACTCGCCGGCGACCCTGGCCCATCGCGACAAAGGCCTGCGCAGTCTGGTGCATCCGGACGACAAGGCCAGTTATCACCAAACCCAGGACCATGCTCTGGACACTGACAGCGACTGGTCGTGGCAAGGTCGGATTCTCACCCGTCAGGGCGAGCAGCGCTGGGCCGAGATCAAGGCCATTACCCGGCGACTGGATGACGGCGCGTATGTCTGGGACGGGATCGTCTGGGACATCAGCGAAAGCAAAGGCATCGAACTGGAACTGGCCAGCTCTCGGGGGCAATTGCGTGAACTGTCCGCGCATCTGGAGAGTGTGCGGGAAGAAGAAAAGGCGCGGATTGCGAGGGAGGTTCATGACGAATTGGGGCAGATGTTGACTGTCTTGAAACTCGAAACGTCCATGTGCGAACTGGCCTACGCCCAACTCGATCCCGGCCTGAACGAACGCTTGAACAGCATGAAGCGGCTGATCGCTCAGCTGTTTCAGTTGGTGCGCGATGTGGCCACAGCGCTACGACCGCCGATTCTCGACGCAGGGATCGCGTCGGCCATCGAATGGCAGGCCCGGCGTTTCGAGGCTCGCACGCAGATTCCGTGCCTGGTGCAGGTGCCTGATAATTTACCGGCGCTGAGCGATGCCAAGGCTGTTGGCTTGTTCCGGATACTTCAGGAGGCGCTGACCAATGTCATGCGGCATGCCCAGGCGCATACTGTCGAGCTGACGCTGGTGCTGGAGGGCAACGAGTTGTGTCTGACCGTCAGCGATGATGGCGTAGGATTTGTCGCTGCAACGGGTAGGCCGACTTCCTTTGGTGTGGTGGGCATGCGTGAGCGGGTGTTGATCATGGGGGGGCAGTTGTCTCTTGATAGTGTGCCGGGGGAGGGAACGACCTTGAGTGTGCGTGTGCCGTTGGATGAGGCTTGA
- a CDS encoding alpha/beta hydrolase family protein — protein sequence MPPVYRLALPALCLSLILPCAMSVEAADPAPAAAQTPAAAKPVERQPLLERSQEEATALERTIPAQEQQQLQAGAETFLALWKSANTADPKGAVIIIPGAGETVDWPQAIGPLRSKLPDAKWSSLSITLPDLQSDAIAPRIVVAAPAPKAANTGSKDSTTAPPIEQVAGGEAEVADKAIAETTEEQAKADAERIFARLDAALAFAAQQGARSIVVLGHGTGAYWAARYLSEKQPSQVEKFVMVAAQTPVKAKPELAELTPTLKLPTIDLFYMDKPLDRNAALERLQASKRLKTSAFSQVSLKALPGNPHAEQEQLLRRVRGWLNPQPVAN from the coding sequence ATGCCCCCTGTCTACCGCCTGGCACTGCCAGCCTTGTGCCTGTCGCTGATCCTGCCATGCGCCATGTCTGTCGAAGCCGCTGATCCTGCGCCCGCCGCTGCGCAAACACCGGCAGCAGCAAAACCAGTCGAACGCCAGCCGCTGCTTGAGCGTAGTCAGGAAGAAGCCACTGCACTTGAGCGAACAATCCCTGCCCAGGAACAGCAACAGCTTCAGGCCGGGGCTGAAACCTTTCTGGCCCTTTGGAAATCCGCCAATACCGCCGATCCCAAAGGCGCGGTGATTATCATACCGGGGGCCGGTGAAACCGTTGACTGGCCGCAAGCTATTGGCCCTTTACGCAGCAAATTACCCGATGCCAAGTGGAGCAGCCTGAGTATCACCTTGCCCGATCTGCAAAGCGATGCCATTGCGCCACGGATTGTCGTCGCAGCGCCAGCCCCCAAAGCGGCTAATACCGGGAGCAAGGACTCGACCACCGCACCGCCTATCGAACAAGTGGCCGGCGGAGAAGCCGAAGTGGCGGACAAGGCCATCGCTGAAACCACCGAAGAACAGGCCAAGGCTGACGCGGAGCGAATCTTCGCCCGCCTGGATGCGGCGCTGGCTTTTGCCGCACAGCAAGGTGCCCGCAGCATTGTGGTGCTGGGACATGGCACTGGGGCTTACTGGGCAGCACGTTATTTGAGCGAGAAACAGCCTTCGCAGGTGGAGAAGTTCGTCATGGTCGCGGCGCAGACGCCAGTAAAGGCGAAACCCGAGCTGGCCGAACTGACGCCAACGCTTAAGTTGCCAACCATCGATCTTTTCTACATGGATAAACCGCTGGATCGCAACGCGGCACTGGAGCGTTTGCAAGCCAGTAAACGCCTGAAGACTTCGGCGTTCAGCCAAGTATCGCTGAAGGCGCTGCCGGGCAATCCCCATGCAGAACAAGAGCAACTCTTGCGCCGGGTCCGGGGCTGGTTGAATCCGCAGCCTGTGGCGAATTGA
- a CDS encoding TerB family tellurite resistance protein, producing MLWPGTLIGAGAGFAIASIPGAMLGALLGQALDRRLHLQSWGHLREKLGGRPVLRNDELLFVLLGRLAKSDGRVVQGHIQQARQEMRSLDMSESAQRRAIAAFNRGKSGHDRVRSYLRRLSSQPHATEGILRACWRMVWADGRAGSRERELLAQWGRWLGWTPQQVQALANDYEPQKRPLAYGGGSYQDALRILGVSATTEPEQIKRAYRRLLSRHHPDKIAGTGATALQVREATDKTRELHNAYKLIRQRRDFR from the coding sequence ATGTTGTGGCCAGGGACTCTGATCGGAGCCGGAGCGGGCTTTGCCATAGCCAGCATTCCGGGGGCCATGCTCGGCGCTTTGTTAGGACAGGCGCTGGACCGGCGTCTGCACTTGCAGAGTTGGGGGCATTTGCGTGAAAAACTCGGCGGTCGTCCAGTGCTGCGCAACGACGAACTGTTGTTCGTGTTGCTCGGCCGGTTGGCGAAGAGTGACGGGCGGGTGGTGCAAGGGCACATCCAGCAGGCTCGTCAGGAGATGCGCTCTCTGGACATGAGCGAGTCGGCGCAGCGTCGTGCGATTGCGGCGTTCAATCGTGGCAAGTCGGGTCATGACCGCGTGCGCAGTTACTTGCGACGTTTGAGTTCACAACCCCACGCCACTGAAGGCATCTTGCGAGCGTGTTGGCGGATGGTCTGGGCCGATGGTCGGGCAGGCAGCCGTGAGCGTGAGTTGCTGGCGCAATGGGGTAGATGGCTGGGTTGGACGCCACAGCAAGTGCAGGCACTGGCAAACGACTATGAGCCGCAGAAACGCCCGCTGGCTTATGGCGGCGGTAGTTATCAGGATGCCTTGCGGATCCTGGGCGTGTCGGCCACCACTGAACCTGAGCAGATCAAGCGCGCTTATCGGCGCCTGCTCAGCCGTCATCATCCGGACAAGATTGCTGGCACGGGGGCCACAGCGTTGCAGGTTCGCGAGGCTACTGACAAAACTCGCGAGCTGCATAACGCCTATAAGCTGATTCGTCAGCGCCGCGATTTTCGCTAG
- the murU gene encoding N-acetylmuramate alpha-1-phosphate uridylyltransferase MurU, producing MKAMILAAGKGERMRPLTLTTPKPLVRVGKVPLIEYHLRALAAVGFTDIVINHAWLGQQIEDYLGDGSRFGVRIQYSAEGEPLETGGGIYRALPLLGDDAFLVVNGDIWTDYDFSVLHQPITGLAHLVLVDNPAHHPSGDFSLVDGRVRDGQPDAQTLTYSGIAVLHPQLFDGCSDGAFKLAPLFRKAMVDGQVSGERLRGQWVDVGTHERLAEVETLIEARR from the coding sequence ATGAAGGCAATGATTCTGGCCGCAGGTAAAGGCGAGCGCATGCGTCCGCTGACCTTGACCACGCCAAAACCGCTGGTGCGTGTGGGCAAAGTGCCTTTGATCGAATATCACCTCAGAGCGCTGGCCGCGGTCGGGTTCACGGACATTGTGATCAACCATGCCTGGCTCGGTCAGCAGATCGAGGACTACCTGGGCGATGGTTCTCGCTTTGGCGTCAGAATTCAGTATTCGGCTGAAGGTGAGCCGCTGGAAACCGGTGGTGGCATTTATCGAGCACTGCCCTTATTGGGTGACGATGCGTTTTTGGTGGTCAACGGTGACATCTGGACTGACTACGACTTCAGCGTGCTGCACCAACCGATTACCGGTCTGGCGCATCTGGTGCTGGTGGATAACCCGGCCCATCACCCCTCCGGGGATTTCAGCCTGGTCGATGGCCGCGTGCGCGACGGTCAGCCAGATGCGCAGACGCTGACCTACAGCGGCATCGCGGTACTCCATCCGCAGTTGTTCGACGGTTGCAGCGATGGCGCGTTCAAGCTGGCGCCGTTGTTTCGCAAGGCGATGGTCGACGGGCAAGTGAGCGGTGAACGTCTGCGCGGCCAATGGGTGGATGTCGGCACTCACGAGCGCCTGGCTGAAGTTGAAACTCTGATAGAAGCGAGACGCTGA